The following DNA comes from Flavisolibacter ginsenosidimutans.
AAACCAACACACAAAGGATATTGTCTTCAACAAAACAATGACACCGCAATGGAAAAGCGGTGAAGCCTTCGTTGGTTTTTCTCTCGCCAACCTGCATCCCTGGCATTTTGATTTTCCCAACCTCTACCGCATTGACGTTACGGTTTTGAAGAACAAAAAAGCCGTTGATAAAATTTCAACCAACGTCGGTTTTCGCGAAGTGAAGTTTGTAAACGGGCAAACCTTCTTAAACGGCGAAAGAGTAAAATTGATGGGTGTGGAATGGACAGCGGGTTCTAATCCGGATTACGGTTTTGCGGAACCCGATTCAATCATTGTTGCGATGGGAAAGCTGATGAAAAATGTAAACTGCATTTTCAGCCGTCAGCACTTTCAGCAAGGCGATGTGTTCTATGATTTCTGCGATCGCAATGGAATTTTGGTGCAGCAGGAAGTTCCGTTATGGGGACACGAAACATCGGCCAACGATACGGTGCGAAACATTGCCATGAGGCAATTGGAAACGATGGTCAACAATTTATACAACCATCCAAGCATCTTTTCCTGGGGCGTGGGAAATGAGTTGCGTGCAAGAGATGGCGATATGAAAAGACTGATTGCCGATTTGTTGAAACGTTCAAGAGAATTGGACCCTTCAAGAAACACGGCTTACGTGAGCAATACGCTTACACAAGGATTTTACAACAATCCAAAATTTGTTCCCGATGCAGCAGCGGACGGCGATTACCTGATGATGAACGAATACGGCGGCAGTTGGTGGAATATCCCGGTTGCCAAAATTGGAATGTATCTCGACAGCGTTCACGCAAGCTATCCGGGCAAACCTTTTTTTATTTCGGAATTCGGTTTGTGCGAACCCAATTTCAAAGGCGGTGATGAAAGAAGAGTGGAAGATTTAATTTACCACATGAGCCTTTACGAGAGCAAGCCTTATGTTGAAGGCGCTATTTATTTTGACCTGACCGATTACCGTACGCACTATCCCGGCACAACGGAAAACAACAAATACAGAAGAAGGGTTCACGGCGTGTACGACATGTACGGCAATCCAAAACCCTCCATGAAAGTGTTGCGTGAACTTTCCTCGCCGGTAGAAGTTCAAACAGTCAACCAATGGAAGAACGGGAAATTAAGTGTGCTTATTTTTGGAAGTGTGGGCTTGCCGCAGCATACGGTAAAGGGATACAAAATGTATGTAAGCGATAAAGAAGAAAATTATTTGTCAACAAAGGCTTATGCAGTTCCTGATTTAAAGCCCGGGGAAAAAACCTACGTGGAAGCGGATGATCTTTACAAGGGCAAAGGCATTGTTACGGTCGTGCGGCCAAACGGTTACGTTGTTTCTCAAAAATCATTTTATTGGTCGGAAAAAGATCAATAGTGTTTTGCGGTTATTTCAATTGGGTGACATCGAATACAATAACGTTTAAAAATTAAAACATGAAAGCGTTGAGATGTCTAATTGCGTCTTTTTTTCTCGTCGCCACAATCGTTTGCGCGGCACAAAAGCGTCCCAACATTCTCATCATTGTTTCCGACGATCATGCCTACCAGGCCATCAGCGCTTACGGAAATAAAATGGTTCAAACACCTTCCATTGACCGCATTGCGAACGAGGGTGTGTTGTTCAAAAAGGCTTACGTCACCAATTCAATTTGCGGGCCCAGCCGC
Coding sequences within:
- a CDS encoding glycoside hydrolase family 2 protein, coding for MNFKRVLLQTSVKILLVTLDLFFCAVLFAQRDTINVNNAWQFVVDKKAEGFNERWFATTLPNASVVRLPHTWNVEEEVQNHYGWGWYQRKIFVPKNWRNKNVVMEFDAVNHTSFIYVNGNKVAENTGDGFNKFYVNLNDKINYGKDNILTVAVNNDYGKNKVPFGSSFDWPNDGGIIRPAKLIISDKPSAAYIHATPVLNIANNEGQLKIKLGFGAESPLELNVVITEENQHTKDIVFNKTMTPQWKSGEAFVGFSLANLHPWHFDFPNLYRIDVTVLKNKKAVDKISTNVGFREVKFVNGQTFLNGERVKLMGVEWTAGSNPDYGFAEPDSIIVAMGKLMKNVNCIFSRQHFQQGDVFYDFCDRNGILVQQEVPLWGHETSANDTVRNIAMRQLETMVNNLYNHPSIFSWGVGNELRARDGDMKRLIADLLKRSRELDPSRNTAYVSNTLTQGFYNNPKFVPDAAADGDYLMMNEYGGSWWNIPVAKIGMYLDSVHASYPGKPFFISEFGLCEPNFKGGDERRVEDLIYHMSLYESKPYVEGAIYFDLTDYRTHYPGTTENNKYRRRVHGVYDMYGNPKPSMKVLRELSSPVEVQTVNQWKNGKLSVLIFGSVGLPQHTVKGYKMYVSDKEENYLSTKAYAVPDLKPGEKTYVEADDLYKGKGIVTVVRPNGYVVSQKSFYWSEKDQ